A window of the Osmia lignaria lignaria isolate PbOS001 chromosome 2, iyOsmLign1, whole genome shotgun sequence genome harbors these coding sequences:
- the tyf gene encoding twenty-four isoform X1, with amino-acid sequence MSTADTTLSVSIKMAPGPEHRQEPVAPDKTTENNSETSNERVSENPVVGVETVSNQSSNTECASMNTDTALDSTNQSAPTSVTSDNKQEEPATLSTLNEGELRALLDEAITYKCPKDREGKSSLFKELLQEAEADETEEGRRIITNSRCLPGSNRRRHKRDSVSERLTHGGSLQNLTQPITSEFDSSFAYLTSGSSHTYGGSRRKNKKYTGPSVSARQREGGSLPSNVNASHSLASLVNLDLLFDKKKGFCEERTTYDWTNKEKSKSLDKPSYTNTKKEEKDKKDTKKDLCETELEVREKRGNKGKHGTNEMLESDNPPPEYKSDYMVIDLGDTEVGSISERNVGSTISGVQRPHSLDTEDDEGTEMKIIEPRRSQYISRPTFDIAQTPVDTTIDFSFREHSGKQDKSKISVNGIEVTGALSIQTFNSVKCGIGGTANSSSTSQGKVVPSLCSMMSASLQTQNITMEGSRYTSHTTASGEKKSLDENGNAVQNYNGERKKSRRKQSQEPNVIIYNAEQVEGHRNEDIDSLINFIENKESKSKKGKPGNPVRVKTSSGAKPRSREKDTKREQLPAKLQKSNSLEEISKTKLEDLTTEKSVSSSGASSISSQHATINVALRRAKQRSTGDAAIDSRGDRRSWGTEEGQSIYCNDTGDDYASRRNSNKKINPEPEHETEFLVVTKKKKSKKQRRSSSGSRAQNLATSGSYLQNSRGFSNEYRTPLSPELRRKSASSMPPSDKSDSSDSDSVHSLPVTSNTSKHNLSKIATSSGGTPQASYADIARMATINMTHNSVLNMSTIVPTMLNTSSWPSVPPKTPSEPDKIPQDYYPSLDELQHSDRKTRQHNFTHSNHILNLSFEKPPSPTLVKMKNLTERKKAEAQEEAINKNIQVIKYVQDVEKMRQNLTQQEQKNANTNSHSTIPNEVSVTNPVPSKLNNTITNCNVDSDNNNSSGNNVNNKDTIVNMRCNNPRSRRGYVQSNQNVQTQASYEDQHFKKTGYSHHDENTKKSNTTENSSTHSETKNNPGTGSSDEVESQKSSTQNNPKLSQEIQTTDSDVTKITKNEKLTKTIKEQNNNIKQEIIKSGNTHSVNSKQDQQEDAESKKTKQGAAVDKDQKSESQPSNKQKTSRPAVILLDESSSDISKNSELPTELRFGFEINEQLLLSEESVTEETSTASSVFPSVVSPLISKPPSNFDRYPPIFEKHMRCNKFAPNFMQPPNTHVTQQPMPSVMVQRLPCMGYPSRFPPPTCLPPPPAPPPGIMDKYHHQPKEDFSMLYVAPEEDVNIQTYNHDKIVSFVGLAWDAVMREMPVTAGGRIQFYSGQ; translated from the exons atGAGTACAGCGGACACAACGCTGTCAGTTTCAATCAAAATGGCCCCAGGGCCAGAACATCGTCAAGAACCAGTAGCACCTGATAAAACTACTGAAAATAACAGTGAAACCTCTAATGAAAGAGTTAGTGAAAATCCAGTGGTAGGTGTTGAAACTGTTAGTAACCAGAGTTCAAACACAGAATGTGCTTCAATGAACACTGATACTGCTTTAGACTCAACAAATCAAAGTGCACCAACCAGTGTTACATCAGACAATAAACAG GAAGAACCAGCCACTTTATCAACATTAAATGAAGGTGAATTACGTGCACTACTGGATGAAGCTATAACATATAAGTGTCCCAAAGATCGTGAAGGAAAATCAAGCCTTTTCAAA GAACTACTGCAAGAAGCAGAGGCTGATGAAACTGAGGAAGGTCGTAGAATAATAACTAATTCACGTTGTTTACCTGGATCAAATCGTAGAAGACATAAGCGAGATTCTGTGTCTGAAAGGTTAACACACGGAGGATCTTTACAAAATTTGACCCAACCTATTACTTCAGAATTTGATAGTAGCTTTGCTTACTTAACATCTGGATCTAGCCATACTTACGGaggaagtagaagaaaaaataaaaaatatacaggacCCAGTGTGTCTGCGAGGCAAAGGGAAGGTGGTTCATTACCCTCAAATGTTAATGCATCGCACAGTCTTGCTTCGTTGGTTAACTTAGATTTGTTGTTTGATAAAAAG AAGGGTTTCTGTGAAGAAAGAACAACATATGATTGGACCAATAAAGAAAAATCCAAATCTCTAGACAAACCATCATATACCAAtacaaaaaaggaagaaaaagacaaaaaggACACGAAAAAGGATTTGTGCGAAACCGAACTTGAAGTACGCGAGAAAAGAGGCAACAAAGGAAAACACGGGACAAATGAAATGCTTGAATCAGATAATCCACCACCAGAGTATAAGTCAGATTACATGGTGATCGATTTAGGTGATACTGAG GTGGGTAGTATTAGCGAAAGGAATGTGGGATCCACTATAAGTGGGGTTCAGAGACCTCACTCTTTAGACACAGAAGATGATGAAGGAACTGAAATGAAAATCATTGAACCACGTAGATCTCAATATATATCACGCCCTACGTTCGATATAGCTCAAACTCCTGTGGATACTACTATAGATTTTTCTTTCCGAGAACATAGTGGAAAACAAGATAAATCAAAAATATCTGTGAACGGTATAGAGGTAACCGGAGCCCTCTCTATTCAAActtttaatagtgtgaaatgtgGTATTGGCGGAACTGCAAACAGTTCTAGTACTAGTCAGGGTAAAGTAGTTCCAAGTTTATGCTCCATGATGTCTGCATCCTTACAAACACAGAATATTACAATGG AAGGTTCCAGGTATACGTCACATACTACAGCATCTGGAGAAAAGAAATCTTTAGATGAAAATGGAAATGCAGTGCAAAATTATAACGGAGAACGAAAGAAGTCTAGAAGAAAGCAGTCACAAGAACccaatgttattatatataatgcTGAACAAGTTGAAGGGCATCGTAACGAAGATATCGACagcttaattaattttatcgaaaATAAGGAATCTAAAAGTAAAAAAGGAAAACCAGGTAATCCAGTAAGAGTGAAAACTAGCTCTGGAGCAAAACCAAGGAGTAGAGAAAAAGATACTAAAAGAGAACAGTTACCTGCCAAATTGCAGAAATCGAATTCTCTTGAAGAGATATCTAAGACTAAACTTGAAGACCTCACAACAGAAAAAAGTGTTAGTTCCAGTGGTGCCAGTAGTATATCCAGTCAACATG ccACGATCAATGTTGCTTTACGACGTGCAAAACAAAGAAGCACAGGGGATGCAGCTATTGACAGTCGTGGTGATAGACGATCCTGGGGAACTGAAGAAGGTCAGTCTATATATTGCAATGATACTGGAGATGATTATGCTAGTCGTCGAAACTCCAATAAAAAAATCAATCCAGAACCTGAACACGAAACAGAATTCCTGGTAgttacgaaaaagaaaaagagtaaaAAGCAGAGGAGAAGTTCTAGCGGTAGTAGAGCTCAGAATTTGGCAACGTCTGGATCTTATCTTCAAAACTCCAGAGGATTCTCCAATGAATATAGAACACCACTTTCTCCTGAACTTAGAAGAAAATCAGCAAGTAGTATGCCACCAAG cgaTAAATCGGATAGTAGTGACTCTGATTCTGTCCATTCATTGCCAGTAACATCAAACACGTCCAAAcacaatttatcaaaaatagcTACCTCATCGGGCGGAACGCCGCAGGCAAGTTACGCAGATATAGCTCGCATGGCAACTATTAATATGACACACAATTCAGTGTTGAATATGTCTACAATTGTCCCAACTATGTTAAATACGTCTTCTTGGCCTAGTGTGCCACCTAAAACACCCTCAGAGCCAGATAAGATTCCTCAAGATTATTATCCTAGTTTAGATGAATTACAACACTCGGATAGAAAAACAAGGCAACATAACTTCACTCATTCGAATCACATTTTGAACCTAAGTTTTGAAAAACCGCCTTCTCCGACATTGGTAAAGATGAAGAATTTAACGGAAAGGAAAAAAGCAGAAGCTCAAGAagaagctattaataaaaacATTCAGGTTATTAAATATGTTCAAGATGTTGAAAAAATGCGTCAGAATTTAACGCAGCAAGAGCAAAAGAACGCAAATACTAATAGTCATAGCACAATTCCAAATGAGGTGTCAGTAACGAATCCAGTGCCATCAAAGCTCAATAATACAATAACGAATTGTAATGTTGATTCTGACAACAATAATTCTAGTGGTaacaatgttaataataaagatacaatTGTGAACATGAGGTGTAACAATCCTCGATCACGCCGAGGCTATGTTCAAAGCAATCAAAATGTACAAACTCAGGCGTCGTACGAAGATCAACACTTCAAAAAAACTGGATATTCCCATCACGATGAGAATACTAAAAAGTCAAATACCACGGAAAATTCCAGTACTCATTCTGAGACTAAAAATAATCCCGGAACGGGATCATCTGACGAGGTCGAGTCACAAAAATCCAGTACTCAGAATAATCCAAAATTGTCGCAAGAGATACAAACTACTGATTCGGATGTTACAAAAATAACCAAAAACGAAAAGTTAACGAAAACTATAAAAGAACAGAACAATAATATTAAACAGGAAATAATTAAATCAGGAAATACCCATTCGGTTAATTCCAAACAAGATCAGCAAGAAGATGCTGAATCGAAGAAGACTAAACAAGGTGCAGCTGTGGATAAAGACCAAAAATCCGAATCTCAGCCATCTAATAAACAAAAGACTTCAAGACCTGCGGTCATATTATTGGACGAAAGTTCGTCCGATATTTCTAAGAACAGTGAATTGCCAACAGAGCTTAGGTTTGGATTCGAAATTAACGAACAACTATTATTATCCGAAGAATCAGTAACCGAAGAGACTTCAACTGCCAGTTCTGTTTTTCCTTCTGTAGTTTCTCCGCTTATAAGTAAACCACCTTCTAATTTCGATAGATACCCTCCAATATTTGAAAAACATATGAGATGCAATAAATTTGCGCCAAATTTCATGCAACCTCCAAATACTCATGTAACGCAACAGCCTATGCCTTCGGTAATGGTGCAGCGATTGCCGTGTATGGGTTATCCTTCAAGGTTTCCTCCACCCACGTGTCTACCGCCGCCACCTGCACCTCCCCCAGGAATAATGGACAAATACCATCATCAACCAAAAGAGGATTTTTCTATGCTATACGTAGCACCTGAAGAAGACGTTAATATACAAACGTACAATCATGATAAAATTGTCTCGTTTGTTGGCTTAG CATGGGATGCCGTTATGAGAGAAATGCCAGTGACAGCAGGTGGTCGCATACAGTTCTATAGTGGTCAGTGA
- the tyf gene encoding twenty-four isoform X2, whose protein sequence is MSTADTTLSVSIKMAPGPEHRQEPVAPDKTTENNSETSNERVSENPVVGVETVSNQSSNTECASMNTDTALDSTNQSAPTSVTSDNKQEEPATLSTLNEGELRALLDEAITYKCPKDREGKSSLFKELLQEAEADETEEGRRIITNSRCLPGSNRRRHKRDSVSERLTHGGSLQNLTQPITSEFDSSFAYLTSGSSHTYGGSRRKNKKYTGPSVSARQREGGSLPSNVNASHSLASLVNLDLLFDKKKGFCEERTTYDWTNKEKSKSLDKPSYTNTKKEEKDKKDTKKDLCETELEVREKRGNKGKHGTNEMLESDNPPPEYKSDYMVIDLGDTEVGSISERNVGSTISGVQRPHSLDTEDDEGTEMKIIEPRRSQYISRPTFDIAQTPVDTTIDFSFREHSGKQDKSKISVNGIEVTGALSIQTFNSVKCGIGGTANSSSTSQGKVVPSLCSMMSASLQTQNITMGSRYTSHTTASGEKKSLDENGNAVQNYNGERKKSRRKQSQEPNVIIYNAEQVEGHRNEDIDSLINFIENKESKSKKGKPGNPVRVKTSSGAKPRSREKDTKREQLPAKLQKSNSLEEISKTKLEDLTTEKSVSSSGASSISSQHATINVALRRAKQRSTGDAAIDSRGDRRSWGTEEGQSIYCNDTGDDYASRRNSNKKINPEPEHETEFLVVTKKKKSKKQRRSSSGSRAQNLATSGSYLQNSRGFSNEYRTPLSPELRRKSASSMPPSDKSDSSDSDSVHSLPVTSNTSKHNLSKIATSSGGTPQASYADIARMATINMTHNSVLNMSTIVPTMLNTSSWPSVPPKTPSEPDKIPQDYYPSLDELQHSDRKTRQHNFTHSNHILNLSFEKPPSPTLVKMKNLTERKKAEAQEEAINKNIQVIKYVQDVEKMRQNLTQQEQKNANTNSHSTIPNEVSVTNPVPSKLNNTITNCNVDSDNNNSSGNNVNNKDTIVNMRCNNPRSRRGYVQSNQNVQTQASYEDQHFKKTGYSHHDENTKKSNTTENSSTHSETKNNPGTGSSDEVESQKSSTQNNPKLSQEIQTTDSDVTKITKNEKLTKTIKEQNNNIKQEIIKSGNTHSVNSKQDQQEDAESKKTKQGAAVDKDQKSESQPSNKQKTSRPAVILLDESSSDISKNSELPTELRFGFEINEQLLLSEESVTEETSTASSVFPSVVSPLISKPPSNFDRYPPIFEKHMRCNKFAPNFMQPPNTHVTQQPMPSVMVQRLPCMGYPSRFPPPTCLPPPPAPPPGIMDKYHHQPKEDFSMLYVAPEEDVNIQTYNHDKIVSFVGLAWDAVMREMPVTAGGRIQFYSGQ, encoded by the exons atGAGTACAGCGGACACAACGCTGTCAGTTTCAATCAAAATGGCCCCAGGGCCAGAACATCGTCAAGAACCAGTAGCACCTGATAAAACTACTGAAAATAACAGTGAAACCTCTAATGAAAGAGTTAGTGAAAATCCAGTGGTAGGTGTTGAAACTGTTAGTAACCAGAGTTCAAACACAGAATGTGCTTCAATGAACACTGATACTGCTTTAGACTCAACAAATCAAAGTGCACCAACCAGTGTTACATCAGACAATAAACAG GAAGAACCAGCCACTTTATCAACATTAAATGAAGGTGAATTACGTGCACTACTGGATGAAGCTATAACATATAAGTGTCCCAAAGATCGTGAAGGAAAATCAAGCCTTTTCAAA GAACTACTGCAAGAAGCAGAGGCTGATGAAACTGAGGAAGGTCGTAGAATAATAACTAATTCACGTTGTTTACCTGGATCAAATCGTAGAAGACATAAGCGAGATTCTGTGTCTGAAAGGTTAACACACGGAGGATCTTTACAAAATTTGACCCAACCTATTACTTCAGAATTTGATAGTAGCTTTGCTTACTTAACATCTGGATCTAGCCATACTTACGGaggaagtagaagaaaaaataaaaaatatacaggacCCAGTGTGTCTGCGAGGCAAAGGGAAGGTGGTTCATTACCCTCAAATGTTAATGCATCGCACAGTCTTGCTTCGTTGGTTAACTTAGATTTGTTGTTTGATAAAAAG AAGGGTTTCTGTGAAGAAAGAACAACATATGATTGGACCAATAAAGAAAAATCCAAATCTCTAGACAAACCATCATATACCAAtacaaaaaaggaagaaaaagacaaaaaggACACGAAAAAGGATTTGTGCGAAACCGAACTTGAAGTACGCGAGAAAAGAGGCAACAAAGGAAAACACGGGACAAATGAAATGCTTGAATCAGATAATCCACCACCAGAGTATAAGTCAGATTACATGGTGATCGATTTAGGTGATACTGAG GTGGGTAGTATTAGCGAAAGGAATGTGGGATCCACTATAAGTGGGGTTCAGAGACCTCACTCTTTAGACACAGAAGATGATGAAGGAACTGAAATGAAAATCATTGAACCACGTAGATCTCAATATATATCACGCCCTACGTTCGATATAGCTCAAACTCCTGTGGATACTACTATAGATTTTTCTTTCCGAGAACATAGTGGAAAACAAGATAAATCAAAAATATCTGTGAACGGTATAGAGGTAACCGGAGCCCTCTCTATTCAAActtttaatagtgtgaaatgtgGTATTGGCGGAACTGCAAACAGTTCTAGTACTAGTCAGGGTAAAGTAGTTCCAAGTTTATGCTCCATGATGTCTGCATCCTTACAAACACAGAATATTACAATGG GTTCCAGGTATACGTCACATACTACAGCATCTGGAGAAAAGAAATCTTTAGATGAAAATGGAAATGCAGTGCAAAATTATAACGGAGAACGAAAGAAGTCTAGAAGAAAGCAGTCACAAGAACccaatgttattatatataatgcTGAACAAGTTGAAGGGCATCGTAACGAAGATATCGACagcttaattaattttatcgaaaATAAGGAATCTAAAAGTAAAAAAGGAAAACCAGGTAATCCAGTAAGAGTGAAAACTAGCTCTGGAGCAAAACCAAGGAGTAGAGAAAAAGATACTAAAAGAGAACAGTTACCTGCCAAATTGCAGAAATCGAATTCTCTTGAAGAGATATCTAAGACTAAACTTGAAGACCTCACAACAGAAAAAAGTGTTAGTTCCAGTGGTGCCAGTAGTATATCCAGTCAACATG ccACGATCAATGTTGCTTTACGACGTGCAAAACAAAGAAGCACAGGGGATGCAGCTATTGACAGTCGTGGTGATAGACGATCCTGGGGAACTGAAGAAGGTCAGTCTATATATTGCAATGATACTGGAGATGATTATGCTAGTCGTCGAAACTCCAATAAAAAAATCAATCCAGAACCTGAACACGAAACAGAATTCCTGGTAgttacgaaaaagaaaaagagtaaaAAGCAGAGGAGAAGTTCTAGCGGTAGTAGAGCTCAGAATTTGGCAACGTCTGGATCTTATCTTCAAAACTCCAGAGGATTCTCCAATGAATATAGAACACCACTTTCTCCTGAACTTAGAAGAAAATCAGCAAGTAGTATGCCACCAAG cgaTAAATCGGATAGTAGTGACTCTGATTCTGTCCATTCATTGCCAGTAACATCAAACACGTCCAAAcacaatttatcaaaaatagcTACCTCATCGGGCGGAACGCCGCAGGCAAGTTACGCAGATATAGCTCGCATGGCAACTATTAATATGACACACAATTCAGTGTTGAATATGTCTACAATTGTCCCAACTATGTTAAATACGTCTTCTTGGCCTAGTGTGCCACCTAAAACACCCTCAGAGCCAGATAAGATTCCTCAAGATTATTATCCTAGTTTAGATGAATTACAACACTCGGATAGAAAAACAAGGCAACATAACTTCACTCATTCGAATCACATTTTGAACCTAAGTTTTGAAAAACCGCCTTCTCCGACATTGGTAAAGATGAAGAATTTAACGGAAAGGAAAAAAGCAGAAGCTCAAGAagaagctattaataaaaacATTCAGGTTATTAAATATGTTCAAGATGTTGAAAAAATGCGTCAGAATTTAACGCAGCAAGAGCAAAAGAACGCAAATACTAATAGTCATAGCACAATTCCAAATGAGGTGTCAGTAACGAATCCAGTGCCATCAAAGCTCAATAATACAATAACGAATTGTAATGTTGATTCTGACAACAATAATTCTAGTGGTaacaatgttaataataaagatacaatTGTGAACATGAGGTGTAACAATCCTCGATCACGCCGAGGCTATGTTCAAAGCAATCAAAATGTACAAACTCAGGCGTCGTACGAAGATCAACACTTCAAAAAAACTGGATATTCCCATCACGATGAGAATACTAAAAAGTCAAATACCACGGAAAATTCCAGTACTCATTCTGAGACTAAAAATAATCCCGGAACGGGATCATCTGACGAGGTCGAGTCACAAAAATCCAGTACTCAGAATAATCCAAAATTGTCGCAAGAGATACAAACTACTGATTCGGATGTTACAAAAATAACCAAAAACGAAAAGTTAACGAAAACTATAAAAGAACAGAACAATAATATTAAACAGGAAATAATTAAATCAGGAAATACCCATTCGGTTAATTCCAAACAAGATCAGCAAGAAGATGCTGAATCGAAGAAGACTAAACAAGGTGCAGCTGTGGATAAAGACCAAAAATCCGAATCTCAGCCATCTAATAAACAAAAGACTTCAAGACCTGCGGTCATATTATTGGACGAAAGTTCGTCCGATATTTCTAAGAACAGTGAATTGCCAACAGAGCTTAGGTTTGGATTCGAAATTAACGAACAACTATTATTATCCGAAGAATCAGTAACCGAAGAGACTTCAACTGCCAGTTCTGTTTTTCCTTCTGTAGTTTCTCCGCTTATAAGTAAACCACCTTCTAATTTCGATAGATACCCTCCAATATTTGAAAAACATATGAGATGCAATAAATTTGCGCCAAATTTCATGCAACCTCCAAATACTCATGTAACGCAACAGCCTATGCCTTCGGTAATGGTGCAGCGATTGCCGTGTATGGGTTATCCTTCAAGGTTTCCTCCACCCACGTGTCTACCGCCGCCACCTGCACCTCCCCCAGGAATAATGGACAAATACCATCATCAACCAAAAGAGGATTTTTCTATGCTATACGTAGCACCTGAAGAAGACGTTAATATACAAACGTACAATCATGATAAAATTGTCTCGTTTGTTGGCTTAG CATGGGATGCCGTTATGAGAGAAATGCCAGTGACAGCAGGTGGTCGCATACAGTTCTATAGTGGTCAGTGA